From Argopecten irradians isolate NY chromosome 2, Ai_NY, whole genome shotgun sequence, the proteins below share one genomic window:
- the LOC138314704 gene encoding uncharacterized protein — MDINLTAVLSMFLSLLLIMPALSIPLDSQEAPEHLEEKRPKYMDTRELGDMMQDLVYNALKELIMKGKVHPEVLVAPEKILEESEDKPSEAGAVDKRRRHLSYCLRRSGRNFVPYPCYKYGGRR; from the exons ATGGATATCAACCTGACAGCAGTCCTCAGTATGTTTCTCTCGCTTCTCCTCATCATGCCAGCCCTCTCAATACCTCTAGACAGCCAAGAAGCACCG GAACACCTCGAAGAAAAAAGACCGAAGTATATGGACACGAGGGAGTTGGGTGACATGATGCAAGACCTTGTCTACAATGCCTTAAAAGAG CTTATCATGAAAGGAAAGGTACATCCTGAAGTTCTAGTAGCCCCTGAGAAAATTTTGGAAGAGTCAGAGGACAAACCCTCCGAAGCAGGCGCCGTAGATAAGAGGAGGCGCCACCTATCGTACTGCCTCCGAAGGAGCGGCCGCAACTTTGTGCCATACCCCTGTTATAAGTATGGAG GCCGACGATAG